One Curtobacterium sp. MCLR17_032 genomic window carries:
- a CDS encoding peptidoglycan-binding protein, whose product MSGRRNSMLSGSLLGLGSLLVAAAAGVGAVVALPADPPAALRTATPVETVAVTERSDADEHQVQLALDTGAPRAVVTSRTGIVTASSCATGGVVRSGTEIARIDDLPVIAFASGTPLFRDLHDDDRGEDVRGLQQELARLGSRITVDGIVGPGTLRAVRSFLLTHDVPRAALSDDTIERSAFAWIPAAEATVRTCTAVVGAPVDADGTLVELPAELRGARIEQLPADVVAGPRAITVGQFRSAVDDHGVVTDPAALAQIGALPEYAATVASADGVPTLPATWALAEPLTVQVVPPTALWDLRDDHACVQPVTGDPVPVEVVGSELGQSFVRAGSGTTLDRIRATPEGGRPCR is encoded by the coding sequence ATGAGCGGGCGGCGCAACAGCATGCTGTCCGGCTCGCTCCTCGGTCTCGGCAGCCTGCTGGTCGCTGCAGCCGCCGGTGTCGGCGCGGTCGTCGCGCTCCCGGCCGATCCGCCCGCGGCCCTGCGGACGGCGACCCCGGTCGAGACGGTGGCGGTCACCGAGCGGTCGGACGCCGACGAACACCAGGTGCAGCTGGCGCTCGACACCGGTGCGCCCCGCGCTGTGGTCACGAGCCGGACCGGGATCGTCACGGCGTCGTCGTGTGCGACTGGTGGGGTGGTCCGGAGCGGTACGGAGATCGCCCGGATCGACGACCTACCGGTGATCGCGTTCGCCAGTGGGACGCCGCTGTTCCGAGACCTCCACGACGACGACCGGGGCGAGGACGTCCGCGGACTGCAACAGGAACTCGCTCGACTGGGTTCGAGGATCACCGTCGACGGGATCGTCGGACCGGGGACGCTCCGGGCAGTGCGGTCGTTCCTCCTGACCCACGACGTTCCCCGTGCGGCGCTCTCGGACGACACGATCGAGCGCTCGGCCTTCGCGTGGATCCCCGCGGCAGAGGCAACGGTCCGGACCTGCACGGCGGTGGTCGGGGCGCCGGTGGACGCCGACGGCACGCTCGTCGAGCTGCCCGCCGAACTGCGCGGAGCACGGATCGAGCAGCTCCCGGCGGACGTCGTGGCCGGCCCGCGTGCGATCACCGTCGGACAGTTCCGCAGCGCCGTCGACGACCACGGAGTGGTGACGGACCCGGCAGCACTCGCGCAGATCGGCGCGCTGCCGGAGTACGCCGCCACGGTGGCGTCCGCCGACGGCGTCCCCACGCTGCCGGCGACGTGGGCGCTCGCCGAGCCGCTCACGGTCCAGGTCGTCCCCCCGACCGCACTCTGGGACCTCCGGGACGACCACGCGTGCGTCCAACCGGTGACCGGGGATCCCGTCCCGGTCGAGGTCGTCGGATCGGAACTCGGTCAGTCCTTCGTCCGGGCCGGATCGGGGACCACACTCGACCGCATCCGCGCGACACCCGAAGGTGGTCGGCCGTGCCGGTGA
- a CDS encoding ATP-binding cassette domain-containing protein — MPVSLSAVGHRWPNGTELFHDVERTFDEGTVTALVGPSGSGKSTLLAILARMTTPTSGRVELPDDAAVLWVFQNPHGVARRTALDHVTLPLLARGMRRRAAEDRAMVVLERFGLAGRATARFRELSGGEAQRLMLARGVAAAPTLMLVDEPTAQLDRTTAAEVNDVIAELAAAGTTVVVATHDDATRAACGAVLDLGAFR, encoded by the coding sequence GTGCCGGTGAGCCTCAGCGCTGTCGGGCACCGGTGGCCGAACGGCACCGAGCTGTTCCACGACGTCGAGCGGACCTTCGACGAGGGCACCGTGACGGCCTTGGTCGGCCCGAGTGGGTCCGGGAAGTCGACGCTGCTCGCGATCCTCGCCCGGATGACCACGCCGACGTCCGGACGGGTGGAACTGCCCGATGACGCCGCCGTGCTGTGGGTGTTCCAGAACCCGCACGGGGTGGCGCGCCGGACCGCCCTCGACCACGTGACCCTGCCGTTGCTCGCCCGAGGGATGCGTCGACGTGCGGCTGAGGACCGGGCGATGGTCGTCCTCGAGCGTTTCGGTCTCGCGGGCCGGGCCACAGCGCGGTTCCGCGAACTCTCGGGTGGCGAGGCACAGCGGCTGATGCTCGCGCGGGGCGTCGCCGCGGCCCCGACGCTCATGCTCGTCGACGAACCCACCGCGCAACTCGACCGGACGACCGCGGCCGAGGTGAACGACGTGATCGCCGAACTCGCAGCCGCCGGCACCACCGTCGTCGTCGCGACGCACGACGACGCCACCCGGGCGGCGTGCGGGGCGGTCCTGGACCTCGGGGCGTTCCGGTGA
- a CDS encoding VOC family protein, which produces MNSQDLLAADTGMGAVTLRVADLDAMTAFYRDGVRLTVLVQEGARVVLGRPAAGGGTVLAGGAVPAGGALDVPVVVLEHEPALRHASPGQAGLFHTAVVFDDRADLAAALYSVATRYPQSFTGSADHLVSNAFYFTDPEGNGVELYWDRDRTEWSWTHGSIDMDTVYIDPNAFLQEHLTPEALEHADARPGRVGHVHLSVGDVAAAKAFYVDTLGFATTAAMGSQALFVSAGGYHHHMAMNTWNSRGAGRRQQALGLGLVRIEVPAVDDLGALTTRMRDAGVQTADDGQSVAFEDPWANRIEVTTAGRG; this is translated from the coding sequence ATGAACTCGCAGGACCTCCTCGCCGCGGACACCGGGATGGGCGCCGTCACGCTCCGGGTCGCCGACCTCGATGCCATGACGGCGTTCTACCGGGACGGTGTGCGGCTGACGGTGCTCGTGCAGGAGGGGGCGCGGGTCGTGCTCGGGCGGCCGGCGGCGGGCGGGGGCACGGTGCTGGCGGGTGGTGCTGTGCCGGCGGGTGGTGCGCTCGACGTGCCCGTCGTCGTGCTCGAGCACGAGCCCGCGCTCCGGCACGCGAGCCCCGGGCAGGCCGGCCTGTTCCACACCGCCGTCGTGTTCGACGACCGTGCGGACCTGGCCGCCGCGCTGTACTCCGTCGCCACGCGGTACCCGCAGTCGTTCACCGGCAGCGCCGACCACCTGGTCAGCAACGCGTTCTACTTCACCGACCCGGAGGGCAACGGCGTCGAGCTGTACTGGGACCGCGACCGCACCGAGTGGTCGTGGACGCACGGGTCGATCGACATGGACACCGTGTACATCGACCCGAACGCGTTCCTGCAGGAGCACCTCACCCCTGAGGCGCTCGAGCACGCGGACGCCCGACCCGGCCGAGTCGGCCACGTGCACCTGTCGGTCGGGGACGTGGCCGCAGCGAAGGCGTTCTACGTCGACACGCTCGGCTTCGCGACCACCGCGGCGATGGGCAGCCAGGCGTTGTTCGTCAGCGCCGGCGGGTACCACCACCACATGGCGATGAACACGTGGAACTCCCGGGGAGCCGGTCGTCGGCAGCAGGCGCTCGGCCTCGGGTTGGTCCGGATCGAGGTCCCGGCCGTCGACGACCTCGGGGCGCTGACCACGCGGATGCGCGATGCCGGGGTGCAGACCGCGGACGACGGGCAGTCGGTCGCGTTCGAGGACCCGTGGGCGAACCGCATCGAGGTGACCACCGCCGGTCGGGGCTGA
- a CDS encoding SDR family oxidoreductase: MTNRRPLALVTGVGRRAGIGASIAIRLATDGWDLAISWWGPYDERVHGAADPAGVDAVVAECVAAGAAVTRLPVDLGDPEQAAALVGRAEAEAGAPVTAVVMSHCESADSDFATTTVESFDKHLAVNVRAPFLIVQAYARRLREGAAVPLDRRRVIALTSDHVGFNLPYGTSKGALDRLIVGAAIELGDVRVSANTINPGPNDTGWMTDEIRQSAVDQTPLGRPSMPTDTAALVGFLCGPDGGWVNGQLLKTDGGFSAK; this comes from the coding sequence ATGACGAACCGCAGACCACTCGCCCTGGTGACCGGGGTCGGCCGACGAGCCGGCATCGGCGCCTCGATCGCCATCCGCCTCGCGACCGACGGCTGGGATCTCGCGATCAGCTGGTGGGGTCCGTACGACGAGCGGGTGCACGGGGCTGCCGACCCGGCGGGGGTGGACGCGGTCGTCGCGGAGTGTGTGGCAGCGGGAGCTGCCGTGACGCGCCTCCCGGTCGACCTGGGTGATCCGGAGCAGGCGGCCGCACTCGTCGGCCGTGCCGAGGCAGAGGCGGGCGCACCGGTGACCGCCGTCGTCATGTCGCACTGCGAGTCGGCGGACTCCGACTTCGCGACGACGACCGTCGAGTCGTTCGACAAGCACCTGGCCGTGAACGTGCGCGCGCCGTTCCTCATCGTCCAGGCCTACGCGCGACGACTGCGGGAGGGTGCCGCCGTGCCGCTCGACCGCCGCCGGGTGATCGCGCTGACGAGCGACCACGTCGGGTTCAACCTGCCGTACGGCACCAGCAAGGGAGCCCTCGACCGGCTGATCGTCGGGGCCGCCATCGAGCTCGGCGACGTGCGGGTGAGCGCGAACACCATCAACCCGGGGCCGAACGACACCGGGTGGATGACGGACGAGATCCGGCAGTCCGCCGTCGACCAGACCCCGCTCGGACGGCCGTCGATGCCGACCGACACCGCCGCGCTCGTCGGGTTCCTGTGCGGGCCGGACGGCGGGTGGGTGAACGGGCAGCTGCTCAAGACCGACGGTGGGTTCAGCGCGAAGTGA
- the lepB gene encoding signal peptidase I, protein MSTEAPEASPADERRRSTKRFIRDLVVIVVLALLASFLVKAYLVRSFYIPSESMENTLLVGDRVLVNELVPHVMPLERGDVVVFRDPNAWLGPGQGDDLIKRVIGLPGDRVQCCDAQGRLSVNGHAVDEPYVRLPADVKRVSGDDFSITVPKGRIWVMGDNRYNSADSRIHGNVPLDDVVGRAFVITWPADRWSVLSRYGAEWDAVPEAK, encoded by the coding sequence TTGAGCACCGAGGCACCCGAGGCGAGCCCCGCGGACGAACGCCGCAGGTCGACGAAGCGGTTCATCCGCGACCTGGTGGTCATCGTCGTGCTGGCGCTGCTCGCCTCGTTCCTGGTCAAGGCGTACCTGGTGCGCTCGTTCTACATCCCGTCGGAGTCGATGGAGAACACCTTGCTCGTCGGCGACCGCGTGCTCGTCAACGAGCTCGTGCCGCACGTGATGCCGCTCGAGCGCGGGGACGTCGTCGTCTTCCGCGACCCGAACGCGTGGCTCGGCCCGGGGCAGGGCGACGACCTCATCAAGCGGGTCATCGGGCTGCCGGGGGACCGGGTGCAGTGCTGCGACGCCCAGGGCCGGCTGTCGGTGAACGGGCACGCCGTCGACGAGCCGTACGTGCGGCTGCCGGCGGACGTGAAGCGGGTGTCGGGTGACGACTTCTCGATCACGGTGCCGAAGGGGCGGATCTGGGTGATGGGCGACAACCGCTACAACTCGGCCGACTCGCGCATCCACGGCAACGTCCCGCTGGACGACGTCGTGGGCCGCGCGTTCGTCATCACCTGGCCGGCCGACCGGTGGTCGGTGCTGTCGCGCTACGGCGCGGAGTGGGACGCGGTGCCCGAAGCGAAGTGA
- a CDS encoding GAF domain-containing SpoIIE family protein phosphatase, giving the protein MSIEHAEQHADQASAPETARRAALLAALDVVQGGPEERFERITRIAREAFGVAGSFLNLAGDDLLFHKSQQSDAVFPGSTPLRDTFCGRTLHQDGPVVVADARDDQRFSDLPMVNDDPNVRFYAGVPLHVGADATKVGTLCLIDPQPRTLTADDVVLLQELAVWAERELATGLDDDRIRAVLTGLQPRTVDLPGWTIGGTSIPHGIVSGDFHEWRVAGDTVDLTVADVMGKGMAAGLLAAGMRGALLARCNEVPPTAVAALEEQVAPDLSAAEAFATLFHGRLDTTTGRLDFVDAGHGLVLHLHADGTETVLRSVDLPIGLHPVGIDRAVGQLVLEPGDSLVLVSDGALELWDSTLASLSRLGALYRKSSDLGAFLAGVRGRAIEHDPGDDLTVVVVSRDA; this is encoded by the coding sequence ATGAGCATCGAGCACGCGGAGCAGCATGCGGATCAGGCTTCCGCTCCCGAAACCGCTCGTCGTGCTGCCCTCCTGGCCGCCCTGGACGTGGTGCAGGGCGGGCCCGAGGAGCGCTTCGAACGCATCACCCGGATCGCACGCGAGGCCTTCGGCGTCGCCGGTTCCTTCCTCAACCTGGCGGGCGACGACCTGCTCTTCCACAAGTCCCAGCAGTCCGACGCGGTGTTCCCCGGGTCGACGCCGCTCCGTGACACCTTCTGCGGACGGACCCTGCACCAGGACGGTCCCGTGGTCGTGGCGGACGCCCGCGACGACCAGCGGTTCTCGGACCTGCCGATGGTGAACGACGACCCGAACGTCCGCTTCTACGCCGGGGTCCCGCTGCACGTGGGCGCCGACGCGACCAAGGTCGGCACGCTCTGCCTCATCGACCCGCAGCCTCGGACCCTCACCGCGGACGACGTCGTCCTGCTGCAGGAACTCGCAGTCTGGGCGGAGCGCGAGCTCGCCACGGGGCTCGACGACGACCGGATCCGCGCCGTCCTGACGGGGCTGCAGCCGCGGACCGTCGACCTGCCGGGGTGGACGATCGGCGGCACGTCGATCCCGCACGGCATCGTGTCGGGTGACTTCCACGAGTGGCGTGTGGCCGGCGACACGGTCGACCTGACCGTCGCGGACGTGATGGGGAAGGGCATGGCCGCCGGCCTCCTCGCCGCCGGGATGCGCGGAGCACTGCTCGCCCGGTGCAACGAGGTCCCGCCGACCGCCGTCGCCGCGCTCGAGGAGCAGGTGGCGCCGGACCTCAGCGCCGCCGAGGCCTTCGCCACGCTCTTCCACGGCCGACTCGACACCACCACGGGCCGGCTCGACTTCGTCGACGCGGGGCACGGCCTCGTGCTGCACCTGCACGCCGACGGAACCGAGACCGTCCTGCGCTCCGTCGACCTGCCGATCGGCCTGCACCCGGTCGGCATCGACCGTGCCGTCGGGCAACTCGTCCTCGAACCGGGCGACTCGCTCGTGCTGGTCAGCGACGGGGCGCTCGAGCTCTGGGACTCGACCCTGGCGTCGCTGTCCCGCCTCGGTGCGCTGTACCGGAAGTCGTCGGACCTCGGGGCGTTCCTGGCCGGCGTCCGCGGGCGTGCGATCGAGCACGACCCGGGCGACGACCTGACCGTCGTCGTGGTCTCCCGCGACGCCTGA
- a CDS encoding phosphoribosylaminoimidazolesuccinocarboxamide synthase: MSTAPVVDGWRHVSSGKVRELYVPADTADVAGATELLLLASDRVSAYDFALEPPIPGKGELLTRLSRFWFDQLRDVPNHLLTPSGTTTPVPADVEARSMHVMPLRMFPIECVVRGYLVGSGWTEYQQSGSVCGVALPAGLSNGDRLPEPIYTPAYKAPQGEHDENISFERTEELVGAADAAALRDLSLAVYSDAAAIALQRGVVIADTKFEFGRDADGLIRIADEVLTSDSSRYWDAAAYESGNRTDSFDKQIVRDWLGANWDRTGTPPVLPDEVVARTAARYQELIERLGA, encoded by the coding sequence ATGAGCACCGCACCCGTCGTCGATGGCTGGCGTCACGTCTCGTCCGGCAAGGTCCGCGAGCTCTACGTGCCGGCCGACACCGCCGACGTCGCCGGCGCCACCGAACTGCTGCTGCTGGCCTCGGACCGGGTCAGCGCGTACGACTTCGCGCTCGAGCCGCCGATCCCCGGCAAGGGCGAGCTGCTGACGCGGCTGTCCCGCTTCTGGTTCGACCAGCTGCGCGACGTCCCGAACCACCTGCTCACGCCGAGCGGCACCACGACCCCGGTCCCGGCCGACGTCGAGGCCCGGTCGATGCACGTCATGCCGCTCCGGATGTTCCCGATCGAGTGCGTCGTCCGCGGGTACCTGGTCGGCAGCGGCTGGACCGAGTACCAGCAGTCCGGCAGCGTCTGCGGTGTCGCCCTGCCCGCCGGGCTGTCGAACGGTGACCGCCTGCCGGAGCCGATCTACACGCCGGCGTACAAGGCGCCGCAGGGTGAGCACGACGAGAACATCTCGTTCGAGCGCACCGAGGAGCTCGTCGGAGCGGCCGATGCGGCAGCCCTCCGTGACCTGTCGCTCGCGGTGTACTCCGACGCGGCGGCGATCGCCCTGCAGCGCGGGGTCGTCATCGCGGACACGAAGTTCGAGTTCGGGCGCGACGCCGACGGGCTGATCCGCATCGCCGACGAGGTCCTGACGAGCGACTCCAGCCGCTACTGGGACGCCGCCGCGTACGAGTCGGGCAACCGCACGGACTCGTTCGACAAGCAGATCGTCCGCGACTGGCTCGGCGCCAACTGGGACCGCACCGGCACGCCGCCGGTGCTGCCGGACGAGGTCGTCGCCCGGACGGCCGCCCGGTACCAGGAACTCATCGAGCGCCTCGGCGCCTGA
- the purD gene encoding phosphoribosylamine--glycine ligase has protein sequence MRILVLGSGAREHAIITALLAEHAASPEGGGHVITAAPGNAGIAADVETVSLDPSNGALVAEYAFENDVDLVVVGPEAPLIAGVADPLRTRGIPVFGPGKAAAQLEGSKAFAKRIMAEAGVPTGRPVYAGTVDEAAAALDDLGAPYVVKADGLAAGKGVLVTEDRQAALDHATYWLQHGHVVVEEFLDGEEVSLFFLSDGHDVRPLSPAQDYKRLGDGDLGPNTGGMGAYSPLPWLDERWGSEQAFVDEVTELVALPTVRQLEHEGTPFVGLLYCGLIVTEQGVRVIEFNARFGDPETQVVLTRLATPLSSLLLAAATGQLGGTPRPEFRDQAAVTVVLASEGYPENPVTGRVITGVDAANARDGVAVLHAATGTLDGDLVATGGRVLSVVATGSDFAQARDRAYAGLHDITLPGGQFRTDIATKVVR, from the coding sequence GTGCGAATCCTCGTCCTCGGTTCCGGTGCCCGCGAGCACGCGATCATCACGGCCCTCCTGGCGGAGCACGCCGCGTCCCCGGAAGGTGGCGGTCACGTCATCACGGCCGCGCCGGGCAACGCCGGCATCGCCGCCGACGTCGAGACGGTGTCGCTCGACCCGTCGAACGGCGCCCTCGTCGCGGAGTACGCGTTCGAGAACGACGTCGACCTGGTCGTCGTCGGGCCCGAGGCCCCGCTCATCGCCGGTGTCGCCGACCCGCTGCGCACCCGCGGCATCCCGGTCTTCGGTCCGGGCAAGGCCGCCGCGCAGCTCGAGGGCTCCAAGGCGTTCGCCAAGCGGATCATGGCCGAAGCGGGCGTCCCGACCGGACGCCCGGTGTACGCCGGCACGGTGGACGAAGCCGCGGCGGCACTCGACGACCTCGGCGCCCCCTACGTCGTCAAGGCCGACGGACTGGCCGCCGGCAAGGGCGTCCTGGTGACCGAGGACCGTCAGGCCGCGCTCGACCACGCGACCTACTGGCTGCAGCACGGACACGTCGTGGTCGAGGAGTTCCTCGACGGCGAAGAAGTGTCGCTGTTCTTCCTCAGCGACGGGCACGACGTCCGGCCGCTCTCCCCCGCGCAGGACTACAAGCGTCTGGGCGACGGCGACCTCGGGCCGAACACCGGTGGCATGGGCGCCTACTCGCCGCTGCCGTGGCTCGACGAGCGATGGGGCTCCGAGCAGGCCTTCGTAGACGAGGTCACCGAGCTCGTCGCCCTGCCGACCGTCCGACAGCTCGAACACGAGGGCACGCCCTTCGTCGGCCTGCTCTACTGCGGGCTCATCGTCACCGAGCAGGGCGTGCGGGTCATCGAGTTCAACGCACGGTTCGGCGACCCCGAGACCCAGGTCGTGCTCACCCGCCTGGCGACCCCGCTGAGCAGCCTGCTGCTGGCCGCCGCCACCGGGCAGCTCGGCGGCACCCCGCGGCCGGAGTTCCGTGACCAGGCGGCCGTCACCGTCGTCCTGGCCAGCGAGGGGTACCCGGAGAACCCGGTCACCGGTCGGGTCATCACCGGGGTGGACGCCGCGAACGCCCGTGACGGCGTCGCCGTCCTGCACGCCGCGACCGGCACCCTCGACGGCGACCTCGTCGCCACCGGCGGACGCGTGCTCAGTGTCGTCGCGACCGGGTCCGACTTCGCCCAGGCGCGCGACCGCGCGTACGCGGGACTGCACGACATCACCCTGCCCGGCGGCCAGTTCCGCACCGACATCGCCACGAAGGTCGTCCGATGA
- a CDS encoding sterol carrier family protein, producing MPPRTIEDAVGRAALEAVTAGATDRTSIATAVRWTLQRLAEDVPGNSVEVRVPPFAAVQALPGPRHTRGTPPNVVETDPATWLALATGRLRWDDPDTARRVSASGSRADLAAFLPVRLS from the coding sequence ATGCCGCCGAGGACCATCGAAGACGCCGTCGGGCGGGCTGCCCTGGAGGCCGTGACCGCCGGCGCGACGGACCGCACCTCGATCGCGACCGCCGTCCGCTGGACCCTGCAGCGCCTGGCCGAGGACGTCCCCGGCAACAGCGTGGAGGTCCGGGTCCCGCCGTTCGCGGCCGTGCAGGCCCTGCCCGGCCCGCGGCACACTCGCGGGACCCCGCCGAACGTCGTCGAGACCGACCCGGCGACGTGGCTCGCGCTCGCCACCGGCCGACTGCGCTGGGACGACCCCGACACGGCCCGACGCGTCAGCGCCTCCGGGTCACGGGCGGACCTTGCCGCGTTCCTGCCGGTCCGTCTGTCCTGA
- a CDS encoding DUF4184 family protein codes for MPFTISHAVVALPFRHTVLPAAAVAVGSMAPDAVLFVPALPPYGFTHSWVGVVTIDLAVSLVVLAAWWFLVRPAWTPVLPARYRAQLPGWHRPERVPPARVPLVVVACVLGSVTHVVWDAWSHPHGWVVRHVAALRSDVGGHPVYSLVQDASSAGGLLLLLVLLLRWTRHAATAGDVAGVGRASRPERSGATTAASGREARITPVAALAAVLLVALVTAGSVLGRGGGVGSLVVREAFVLPPTVAVTLVVGALVLLLVRRAQSADRSGQTDSGQTDSGQTDRQERGKVRP; via the coding sequence GTGCCGTTCACCATCAGCCACGCGGTCGTCGCCCTGCCGTTCCGCCACACCGTCCTGCCCGCCGCGGCCGTCGCGGTCGGCTCGATGGCCCCCGACGCCGTGCTCTTCGTGCCCGCGCTGCCGCCGTACGGCTTCACGCACTCGTGGGTCGGCGTCGTCACGATCGACCTCGCGGTGTCGCTCGTCGTCCTCGCCGCGTGGTGGTTCCTCGTCCGGCCCGCATGGACACCGGTCCTGCCCGCCCGGTACCGCGCGCAGCTGCCCGGCTGGCACCGGCCCGAGCGGGTCCCGCCGGCGCGGGTCCCGCTCGTCGTGGTCGCCTGCGTGCTCGGCAGCGTGACGCACGTCGTCTGGGACGCCTGGTCGCACCCGCACGGCTGGGTCGTCCGGCACGTGGCGGCGCTCCGCTCCGATGTCGGCGGGCACCCGGTGTACTCCCTCGTCCAGGACGCGTCGAGCGCCGGTGGCCTGCTGCTGCTCCTCGTGCTGCTGCTGCGGTGGACGCGCCATGCGGCCACCGCCGGCGACGTGGCGGGGGTGGGGCGGGCCTCCCGTCCGGAGCGGTCCGGCGCGACCACCGCGGCGTCCGGCCGGGAGGCTCGCATCACCCCGGTCGCCGCCCTCGCCGCCGTCCTGCTGGTCGCGCTGGTGACCGCGGGGTCGGTCCTCGGCCGCGGGGGCGGGGTCGGGTCGCTCGTCGTCCGCGAGGCGTTCGTGCTGCCACCCACGGTCGCGGTGACGCTGGTCGTCGGGGCACTCGTGCTGCTGCTGGTGCGACGCGCGCAGTCGGCGGACCGGTCGGGGCAGACGGACTCAGGGCAGACGGACTCAGGACAGACGGACCGGCAGGAACGCGGCAAGGTCCGCCCGTGA